Proteins encoded within one genomic window of Clupea harengus chromosome 10, Ch_v2.0.2, whole genome shotgun sequence:
- the LOC105894996 gene encoding putative C->U-editing enzyme APOBEC-4, whose translation MCEGHQQCSSLLPRPPCLRQHIHTGADAPVSFPEFCRVFGFPVGPSGSGSLLLFYELLDQTGALVQRGSASGCPQLGQHPEAMLFGPQGALCSYLCSVLDVCDSVSSVRLYSSSSPCEDPGSQCCGLLLAFLQQRPWLRLDLLFSQLHRTQPRWPQAPRTREALRSLAALWPRVTLSPLSGRVWALLLGSFVTDAPLSVLQAPLLPGRVAADRLNAVELSAITGMGPAYLDLPATGVTDDTDRDPNRASTGPKTILPPLHSDPDTYPPPQPLQGPTPRRAPLRPLNVVRHVRMPRPLAQVQPGSHSSIPSLLLTGRPVEVRSPFIDQQGAA comes from the exons ATGTGTGAAGGACATCAGCAGtgctcctccctcctcccccgtCCTCCGTGCCTCCGTCAGCACATCCACACTGGCGCTGACGCCCCGGTCTCCTTCCCCGAGTTCTGCCGGGTCTTCGGGTTCCCTGTGGGCCCCTCGGGCTCCGGCTCCCTGCTGCTCTTCTACGAGCTGTTGGACCAGACGGGGGCGCTGGTGCAGAGGGGCAGTGCCAGCGGGTGCCCACAGCTGGGGCAGCACCCCGAGGCCATGCTGTTCGGACCGcaggg cgCCCTATGCAGCTACCTGTGTTCAgtgctggatgtgtgtgactCCGTGAGCTCCGTGCGCCTCTACTCCAGCTCCTCCCCGTGCGAGGACCCGGGCAGCCAGTGCTGCGGCCTCCTCCTGGCCTTCCTGCAGCAGCGGCCCTGGCTGCGTCTGGACCTGCTCTTCTCCCAGCTCCACCGCACCCAGCCGCGCTGGCCCCAGGCCCCCCGCACCAGAGAGGCCCTGCGCAGCCTGGCTGCTCTCTGGCCCCGGGTCACCCTCAGCCCCCTGTCGGGCCGCGTTTGGGCCCTCCTGCTGGGCAGCTTCGTGACGGATGCCCCCCTGTCTGTCCTCCAGGCTCCGCTTCTGCCGGGGAGGGTGGCGGCGGACCGGCTGAACGCCGTGGAGCTGTCAGCCATAACTGGCATGGGCCCCGCCTACCTGGATCTGCCTGCTACCGGCGTGACGGATGACACTGACCGCGACCCGAACCGGGCCTCGACTGGACCCAAAACCATCCTGCCTCCCCTCCACTCTGACCCTGACACATATCCACCCCCCCAGCCTCTCCAGGGGCCGACTCCACGCAGGGCCCCCCTGCGGCCCCTTAACGTAGTTAGGCACGTGCGGATGCCCAGGCCGCTGGCCCAGGTCCAGCCAGGGTCTCACTCCTCTATTCCCTCCCTGCTGCTGACGGGTCGACCCGTGGAggtg CGCAGTCCCTTTattgaccagcagggggcagcataA